One segment of Microbacterium arborescens DNA contains the following:
- a CDS encoding dihydrodipicolinate synthase family protein, producing MTDRKPWHGVNLATTLPFHDDLSVDYDAYAELVRFTTQNGVTGIIPNGSLGEYQTLTEDERKRVFLTAIEAAPDAAVIPGVGAYGALESVRFAEHAAENGAPAVMLLPPNAYRASDDEVVDHYRRVAAVGLPILAYNNPIDTKVDLRPDLLARLFDEGLIVSVKEFSGDVRHAYEIRELAPGLDISIGSDDVVFELGLNGAVGWVAGYPNAIPAATVELYTLSTSDDPQDWVRAREIYRDLHPLLRWDSKTWFVQAIKLSQQVAGVLTSTTTRPPRLALPDEVAARIIADTEAVLSKGYR from the coding sequence ATGACCGACCGCAAGCCCTGGCACGGCGTCAACCTCGCGACCACCCTGCCCTTCCACGACGACCTGTCCGTCGACTACGACGCCTATGCCGAGCTCGTGCGCTTCACGACGCAGAACGGCGTGACGGGCATCATCCCCAACGGCTCCCTCGGCGAGTACCAGACCCTCACCGAGGACGAGCGCAAGCGCGTCTTCCTCACCGCGATCGAGGCGGCTCCCGATGCCGCCGTCATTCCGGGTGTCGGGGCCTACGGTGCTCTCGAGAGCGTCCGGTTCGCCGAGCACGCCGCCGAGAACGGCGCACCCGCCGTCATGCTGCTGCCCCCCAACGCCTACCGTGCGAGCGACGACGAGGTCGTCGACCACTACCGTCGGGTCGCAGCCGTGGGCCTGCCGATCCTCGCGTACAACAACCCGATCGACACGAAGGTCGACCTGCGTCCCGACCTGCTCGCCCGCCTGTTCGACGAGGGGCTCATCGTCTCGGTCAAGGAGTTCTCGGGCGACGTCCGCCACGCCTACGAGATCCGCGAGCTCGCTCCGGGCCTCGACATCTCGATCGGCTCGGACGACGTCGTGTTCGAGCTCGGACTCAACGGCGCGGTGGGCTGGGTGGCCGGCTACCCCAATGCGATCCCCGCCGCGACGGTCGAGCTCTACACGCTCTCGACCTCCGACGACCCGCAGGACTGGGTGCGGGCGCGCGAGATCTACCGCGACCTGCACCCGCTGCTGCGCTGGGACTCGAAGACCTGGTTCGTGCAGGCGATCAAGCTGTCGCAGCAGGTCGCCGGTGTGCTGACCAGCACGACGACGCGTCCGCCGCGACTCGCGCTGCCCGACGAGGTCGCCGCGCGTATCATCGCCGACACCGAGGCCGTGCTGAGCAAGGGCTACCGCTGA